The window AAGGATCCGCTAAAGCCGCCAGCCCCAGAGGAGAAGAAGTCGGTGGAGTTGAACAAAAAGCTTATTGAGACTTTTTACGACAGAAATGGGAAAAAAGTAGCCGCCTATTCGCTTGGGGGCCCCGGACAGAAACAACATCTGAATGATTATATGGCTCTTGGCGTGATCGTAGATGGGGCTAAGGGGGAGCTGAAGCAGTACGGGGGCAAACTTCCGGAAGGGAAGAAGTTGCAGCTCATTATCAAGGGATTAGATGGAAAAGATATAACGATCAATTTAGTAGATGTTCCTAGCAGTGTTACTCCAGAGAGTCTGAAAGAGTTCTTAGGTAAATCACACGGTCAGGGTGAGGCGGCGATAAATGCAATTACTAGCCAGAGGGTGGAGATGGCCGTTAGTCAGAACGGAAAGGGTGGAATTCCATCCTTCATTTACTGTTTATCTGTAAGGGTTGAGGCAAGCGACATTTACTGAGTATTGGGAATTGATCCCCACATGCTCTGGAATGCTGTTGGATGATATAACCGATACAAAATTCTATTCAGCTGCGTTATTATTTTGCCTATGATGGACTGGAAATAAATCCTTGGTACGGGGTCACGAATGGCCCACGATACTGCGAAGCCCTGGGAGCACCTTTCTCCAGAACGGCTAGGTATAAATACTCAGGTTGACGATCTTTTTCATGGCCGGACTAGAGTCCGGCGTTCCCAGGGCTCACGCTTACCCCAATATAATAGAGATACGGCGTGGTCCATGTAGGTACGGGGTCACGCATGGTCCACGCCTCAGCGAAGCCCTGGGACCGCCGTTCTCCAGAACGGCTAGGTATAAATACTCAGGTTGACGATCTTTTTCATGGCCGGACTAGAGTCCGGCGTTCCCAGGGCTCAAGGTCCATGTAGGTACGGGGTCACGCAGTGTCCTACTCAAACAGCTCAATCTCATTAACATGACAGAAGTTGTCACGGGTTCTGCGTAGCACCTCGAAGGTAACCTTCTTGGTCGTTACTGCGGTTGGTAACACCAGTACCGATATAACCCCATCTGGAATCGACTCGATAATCATACGCTCCCCGCCCTCGGGGGTCATTGACCAGTTATAGTCCGAGTAGGATGAGAGCATGCGCGCGGCCTTAAGCTTAATCGGCTCTACGAAGGTTAGGGTAATCTTTAAAGGATTGATATTCTCAGTACGCACAACGGTCGCGTCGTCGCCGTCAAAAAGCCTACTCGCATCTTTGCCAGCAGCCACACTCTCAATGGTAACCTTCTGGAGCGCCTCAAGGTCTAGGATGCTCAGTTTCTTAGCGCCCTGTGGAGTGCTCTCAGTAGAGGTCATCAGCTTGCCAGGAGCAAGAACGGGCCGCTCGGCGGGAGGAGCTTTATTAGGCTCCATCTCTGGCTCCCCCTCTGGTTGGTCAGCTTCTAAGGCAGCCTCCTGTGGCTCATCCTTGAATTCGTAGTCGCAGCCGCTCAGAGGCGATACGGAGCTGAGGAATAGAAAAGCCAAGGGTAGGGTAGTTTGTAAGCGCATAAGGTTCTAAGTAAAAGCGTAGCCTTGTTAGTGTAATGTAATAGATATGGCAGGGTTTTTTATATTAGGCCAGACCCAACAAGTGCAAGCACCCCCTGGAAACACCCTTTCTTGGCCTCCCCTGATCCGCCGTTACTAAAGCTTTGGCGGGACAGGTCGGGGACGCTCATTTTATGGAGGAATAGTTACCCAATAATTATAGATCCGCAGGGTTTCGAGATTGAGCCATGCTCTTGTTCAACTATTTGGCTCGACACTAATCCATTGCTGATGTCATAGTTGCTCTGTGAATCCAACTATTTACACAGAAGGTCCTTATCGATTTTTCTTTTTCTCAAGAGAGGAGTCGAGGCCTCATATACATGTGATATCATCTAGTGGCGAGGCGAAGTTTTGGTTGGAGCCGGTGGTTGCCCTAGCTAACTCAGAGGGCCTTAAGTCTCTTGAGTTGCGTCGAATCCAAAAGATTGTGGAGCATAATTGTGAAAAATTCCGGAAAGCTTGGAAAGATTTCTTTGGGGTGTGAGGTAGCCAACATCTCGCCGTTTGGCTTGTGGGTCCTTGTCCACGGGCATGAGTATTTTCTTGATCACAAGAAATTCCCCTGGTTCAGAGAGGCC is drawn from Pseudomonadota bacterium and contains these coding sequences:
- a CDS encoding DUF4160 domain-containing protein translates to MISSSGEAKFWLEPVVALANSEGLKSLELRRIQKIVEHNCEKFRKAWKDFFGV